In the genome of Prosthecobacter dejongeii, the window TTTGATCGTGAGCTGGCCCAGAAGGTGGAAAAACTCAGTGCCATGGTTCAGCCCCTCATTGTCTGCCTCATGGCTGGGATGGTGGGCATCATGGCCTATCTAATGATCACGACCATCTTCCAGACCATCTCTGGCATGAGCCAGTAGGGCTGCAAAAGTAAAAATTTAGGAAACAGAAAACAGACATTTTACAGATACCCACATGAAGATGCTAACCTCCTCATTCAAACTCCATCCTGCCAGGTCCGCTGGTTTTACCTTGGTCGAAATGGTGCTCGTTCTCGGCATTGTTGCGCTTTTGGTTGGGGCGGGTATTGTTTCTCTTGTGGGTGTGTTAGACTCTGGCAAAAAGACCCGAGTGAAGGCGGATCTAAACACGCTCACAGCGGCCTTTCGCAGCTACGAGACGGACAATATGTTTCTACCCAGTACCGAGCAAGGCGTGATGGCGTTGGTGCAGAAACCCACCTCCCGTCCTGCGCCTGCGAACTACACACCGAAGCTGAAAAAGTTGCTACTTGATCCTTGGGGCAACCCGTATCATTACAAGCGCCCTGGTGCCAAAGATAAAGGCGGTTTTGATGTTTATTCTGCTGGTGCAGATGGATTGGCAGATACCGCAGATGACATTGGAAATTGGGATCTGTAAAGCGGCTTAAAAGGTCTGCATTCTCCGTATGACGATTCATCGCTCAGATAGACACGTTGGCTTCACTTTGGTGGAAGTCTGCGTGGCTATGGCCATCGCTGTTTTGATTCTGGGAGTCGCCACTTTCAGCATGGCGGGTTTGCAGGGGGAAGTGAAGCTGAAGCGCATGGCTTCCCAAGTTGAATCCTTGGCGCGCGAGTCCCTGCTGCAAGCTGTGATGAAACAGCGTGTCATAACTCTGGATCTTCAAGGAGGGCTCGGTACTGAGGGCCGGCTGCAGGTGCGCCGTGTGGGCGATAAAACCTTTCGCCAGCCCGTTCGTGGTGAAGTGTGGGAATTCAGTCCCTCAGGCATCTGCGAGCCCGTGGATGTGCGCTTGAGTAATGAGGTGGGAGAAATCGAACTCGGATTCGATCCTCTCACAGGTTGTGCTGTCAGAAAGGAGGTTCGGGTGAAATCATGAAGACGTATCCAAAGACCGGCCTAATCAAAAGGAGAGGAAGTTTTACAGGTTTGGGAAATCGCAGGAACTGCGAAGAAAACAGTTACTGGGCTGCTCCTGATCACATGCGGGGACCGCGCCCATTAGGAAACCATTCGCTATCTTCTCTTCGACTCCAGCAAGCTCGGCGGGGTTTCGCCTTGCTAGAGATCATCCTCGCTCTGGGGCTTTTCTCTCTGGTTGCTGTGGGCATGACGCAGGCTTTGGACCAGATCGCAAACACTTCCAAGCAATCTCGTCAGGAGGCACAACTGTTGCGTGTGTTGGAGTCGGTGTTGGCGGAGGTGTCTCACCAGCCCGAGCTGAAAGCGACGACTGTCAGTTTCCCTCAAAGTGTCGATGGTGTGGATGCCCGTGCCAGCATTGTGAAGGTCAAGCTCATGACCAAGGATAAAACGGAGCTGGATCACATGTTCCACGTCCAGGCTGAAGCTTGGTTAGAAACGGGGCTGAAAAAATCCCTCAGACGGCGCATGGAAACCTATGTTTATTCACCCCACAGCCTATAGACATCCAGCGCGTGGGTTCACGTTGTTAGAAGTCATCGCCGCCTTGGCGCTGATCTCGCTGATCATTGGCGGGGGCTATGGTGTGGCGGATGGATCTCTGAAGCTGGGATCTTCCATGAACAGGGCGCGCATCTCTGAAATGCGCGTGAGTAACTTTATCCATCAATGGCGTGACTGGCTGGAAAATGTGCCTCCGGGTCTGCGATTTTTTTCAGGACTGGACAAGGTGAAGCGTGGAGCAGCAGGCACGCTGCTGGTGGAGGGAGGGTCCGTTCCTTTCACATGGAATCCTTCCCTGCGACTGGCTGATGCCGTGGAGTTTGCCACCATTCGTGGAGAAGAGCCGAAGTCCCTGACTCTTGTGATTCGCCATCTCAAGCGGTTGGAAAAACCCACCGCGATGGATGCTTATGAGCAAATCGCTGAACTGCCGCTTCTCACAGGCCTGAAGGAATTCAAAACGCAGTTTTATTCAGCGGAAGATAAACGTTGGTTTTCTTCTTGGAATCCAGATAAACGCCCCGCGCCGCCTTTGTTTATGCGGATGCAGTTTACCTTTCTCAAAGATGCCCGTGAGCATGGAGCGACTTTTTGGATTGCGAATGATCTTGTAGGCCGTGATCAAGAGGGGATGGGACGACCGGCAATGGGGCAAGAGAGATCTTCTGGAAACCTATAGTTACCTTTGATTGCACTCACCCTTATGCACGTTCATCTTCCACCACTTCGCCGTCAGGGCTCCGCGTTAATCGCGGTGTTCTGGATGATCGCGATTCTGGGGTTGGTGGTCTATGCGGGAGCTAAGGCTTTGGAGACAGACTCCAGCTACGCCCGCCAGATGCGAGGCCGGACCTATGCGAAAAGACTGGCGCAAATGGGCATTGAGATTGGTCGCCATCCTGCCTTACCGGAAAACGATCCGCTGCTGCGTTATACTAGCCCTGATGGAGGCAGTTATGAAGTCAAAATCGTGGCGGAGGAGGCGCGATTCAACATCAATACCCTTTTGCAAAAGGATGATCGCATTCTGCTGCCTCGTTTGTTTGCAGCCTGGGGAATGAAGCCAGAATTTGCTGCGGCTTTGATAGATGCACTCAAAGACTGGGTAGATGTGGATGACCGCACAGGTCTGAATGGGGCAGAGAAACGCGATTATGAAAAAGCGGGTCATGAGGGGATGCCTTTCAATCGCCCCTTCAAAGAGGTGGATGAAATGCTGCTCGTGCGCGGCATGGCGGAGGTGAATGTAGCACGCCCGGATTGGCGTGAGTGGTTTACGGTGCATGGCGATGGGCGGGTGGATGTGAACGATGCGCGGGCAGAGCTCATCGCCCTTCTAGTGAATGTGCCTGTAGAGCGTGTGCAGCCGCTGCTGGCCCTGCGGGCGGGCCGCGATGGCGCACGCGGAACACAGGATGATGTGAAGCTGGGATCTGTGCCGCAAGTGGCTCAACTCCTGGGCGTATATCAGCCCCAGGTGGTGCAGCAACTCACGCAGTGGATTCAATTCAATGGGCCGATCCGCCGCATTGAAAGTATTGGCCAGTTCGGTGATATTCGACGTCGTTTGATCCTAATCACGCAAAATCAACAGGCGCTCTGGCGCGGAGAGATTTCTATACATGGCCAAAACTCGTAAACCCACTCAAGACCTGCTTTTGCCAGGAGCAGCGGGCTGGGAGCGCTGGACAGGCGTGCCAGGGGAGTCATGTGCTTTGGCGGCGGATGGTCGTTCGAGTGGAATGAGCTTTGGCAAAGAGACGCAGACTCGTTTGTTGGCCTTACCTCTTGCCAATCTGTGGGTATTACCGGCATGGTTGCAGGGGGAAGCAGGGCACCTTCGGGACATGGCGGCTCTGCATCTGGAGCGTCTGGGCGTGCGTGTGGCAGATCTCACTCATGCCTTACAGATCCGCAGCATCGCGGAGCGTGAAGGCGCGCACTTGGTGTGCATGACGGCCTTGAAGGAGATGCCTGTGCCTTTGGCGGACCTGACTCGCCTACCCGATGAAATCTTACCGGCCACGGCGTGCCTGCCGCTGCCTGAGGATGCCATGATTCTTTATCGGGAGCTGGGTCGTTTGGTGCTTGTCATTACTCACGGGACGGAGCTCGTGTATGCCAGCCCCCTTTCCTCCCTAACGGTGGATGAACATGCCTTAGGGGAGGTCAATCATCTGTGTCTCCAGCTAGGTTTCCAAGGGGTGCTGGGGAATGTGCGCCACCTTGTGCTTTGGCTAGAGGATGAAGGAGATCTAGAGCAAATCAAACGTGTGACAGGTTTACCTGCTGTGCGTGAAGAGCGGCCCATTCCTGTCATGCCTGCATCCGGAGGTAGTACTTTAGTGCCGTCCGAGATTCTGACCGCGCGCGCTCAAAAGGCCCAGAGGGGCCGCATTCGTTTGCTGGCTCTGAGTGCTGGTTTTGCCCTAGCTGCTGCGGTGGCTGTGATGGCGGTGCTGATCGCCTGGGCCACGCAGGAGCGCGACTTGCTGCGCGAGCGCGTGGCTGTGCTGACCCCACAGGCCTCACAGGTGCTGGATCAAAGGAAAAGCTGGCAGGAGGCTGCTCCTGCGGTGGATCCGGCATGCTTCCCCATGCAGGTGCTTTTAGACTGCATGATCCCGAAAGCGGCGGAAGAGGTTTCAATGACACATTTTGAATGGGTGCCAGAGCGGATTTTATTGCGGGGGCGCATGCCTTCGCCATCGCTGGCGCTCCAGTATGCTCGGGAGATCTCTCAAGTCCCGGGCTTGGCAGATTATTCC includes:
- the gspG gene encoding type II secretion system major pseudopilin GspG; its protein translation is MLTSSFKLHPARSAGFTLVEMVLVLGIVALLVGAGIVSLVGVLDSGKKTRVKADLNTLTAAFRSYETDNMFLPSTEQGVMALVQKPTSRPAPANYTPKLKKLLLDPWGNPYHYKRPGAKDKGGFDVYSAGADGLADTADDIGNWDL
- a CDS encoding type II secretion system protein; this translates as MFIHPTAYRHPARGFTLLEVIAALALISLIIGGGYGVADGSLKLGSSMNRARISEMRVSNFIHQWRDWLENVPPGLRFFSGLDKVKRGAAGTLLVEGGSVPFTWNPSLRLADAVEFATIRGEEPKSLTLVIRHLKRLEKPTAMDAYEQIAELPLLTGLKEFKTQFYSAEDKRWFSSWNPDKRPAPPLFMRMQFTFLKDAREHGATFWIANDLVGRDQEGMGRPAMGQERSSGNL
- a CDS encoding type II secretion system minor pseudopilin, which encodes MIAILGLVVYAGAKALETDSSYARQMRGRTYAKRLAQMGIEIGRHPALPENDPLLRYTSPDGGSYEVKIVAEEARFNINTLLQKDDRILLPRLFAAWGMKPEFAAALIDALKDWVDVDDRTGLNGAEKRDYEKAGHEGMPFNRPFKEVDEMLLVRGMAEVNVARPDWREWFTVHGDGRVDVNDARAELIALLVNVPVERVQPLLALRAGRDGARGTQDDVKLGSVPQVAQLLGVYQPQVVQQLTQWIQFNGPIRRIESIGQFGDIRRRLILITQNQQALWRGEISIHGQNS